The Branchiostoma floridae strain S238N-H82 chromosome 17, Bfl_VNyyK, whole genome shotgun sequence genome has a window encoding:
- the LOC118404842 gene encoding uncharacterized protein LOC118404842: MTTEMLLLSDMGTGDLLYMNPQKGKYISSEDDGYPDCAGAAFTSDHNIYILEHDREDTGQMSMFKYNHAGNVYEDAGMSTVSKFKGETSGPEWSQFLVEVDEILYYVSANVGEGSGLVRMKKYSRQKDQWQECSQLQLHRTCHRSAALSCGPYLYFIMTSAMYRYDPSQNCWHERTPPNLESRYSFLTVVAMGTEIFCTDSDFNQTMVYDTESDQWKKLQGWQDRGNLRTRNWPYLFVLDNQLHVLFDTYDTTKEGPSTKYLVYVYDRSADAWRDLKATLPDKEYYSLDNLSSVARLYLPFLKGAQNLITSYAIRQDKSTA, from the exons ATGACAACGGAAATGCTTCTGCTGTCGGATATGGG GACAGGCGATCTCCTCTACATGAACCCTCAgaaagggaagtacatcagTTCTGAAGATGATGGCTATCCTGATTGCGCTGGTGCAGCTTTCACCAGTGATCATAACATTTACATTCTGGAACATGACCGAGAGGATACCGGTCAGATGTCCATGTTCAAGTACAACCATGCAGGCAATGTGTATGAAGATGCTGGTATGTCTACAGTATCTAAGTTCAAGGGAGAAACCTCAGGTCCTGAGTGGAGTCAGTTCCTTGTTGAGGTTGATGAGATTTTATATTACGTTTCTGCAAATGTAGGAGAAGGCAGTGGATTGGTCCGTATGAAAAAGTACAGTCGGCAGAAGGACCAAtggcaggagtgttcacagctgcAACTTCACAGAACTTGTCATCGCAGCGCCGCATTGTCCTGTGGTCCGTACCTCTATTTCATCATGACCTCAGCGATGTATCGCTACGACCCAAGTCAGAACTGTTGGCACGAGCGGACACCACCGAACCTCGAGAGTCGCTACTCGTTCCTCACAgttgttgccatgggaacagagatctTCTGCACAGATAGTGACTTCAATCAGACCATGGTGTACGATACAGAGTCAGACCAGTGGAAGAAACTGCAAGGCTGGCAGGACCGGGGAAACCTTCGTACCCGTAACTGGCCGTATCTTTTCGTACTTGACAACCAGCTGCATGTACTGTTTGATACCTATGATACTACCAAAGAAGGACCATCAACAAAGTATCTggtgtatgtgtatgacaggtctgctgatgcctggagaGACTTGAAGGCCACTTTGCCTGATAAGGAATATTATTCACTTGATAATCTGTCCTCTGTGGCACGTTTGTACCTACCCTTTCTAAAGGGAGCACAAAATCTCATCACCTCCTATGCAATTCGGCAGGATAAGAGTACGGCATAG
- the LOC118405106 gene encoding solute carrier family 43 member 3-like isoform X1 — protein sequence MSTVMFEKRFLLLTISVLEMLLFSGIIYGWTSLVYILKQEGYFSDLCVTSSANNTQQTTQILLSTNASTQDAPRYPECLEQDETLTQVFAISVVASQVASLFAGIALDYFGLRVTRTCFSVLMATAGLLLGFSTREYPYVYLVYPGMILVGMCANITLLANVTVGNLFGTRRSTVITIITGSFGSSPITFLVQKLLYVQFGVPFQHMCFTLACLCVPSLMATFTLFPRRKFIPESQQETRKDSQETEKLQQENKSEEKSESAEPTEETFVQVVTSRLYLLHLAYMSVMNLNVIILVGTANIWFNMVTGNNNGQVSFWTDVFGFFQVSNVLVSPLCGFVYDLGLRGHAYGGPTRTSRRRAAVPVFVITSLTSTLVFFFAALSVWDTPSVESSTGLLMTSAPDMFLTFVLHILSRAFIYGGNTAFIANSFPGRHLGRLIGLSYMVAGLVGLLQYPLIGWIKTAGSPLYVYILVLVLSVATFVHPAYIRYHCRTGPTKEGRHPSQATPEKSENGHLKLEVSDPKETWV from the exons ATGTCGACCGTGATGTTTGAGAAGCGTTTCCTGCTCCTGACCATCTCTGTTCTggagatgttgttgttttctggcATCATCTACGGATGGACATCACTGGTATACATCCTCAAACAGGAGGGGTACTTTAGTGACCTTTGTGTCACCTCATCAGCAAACAACACGCAACAAACCACACAG ATTCTACTTTCGACGAACGCGTCCACCCAGGATGCACCGCGTTACCCAGAATGTCTTGAACAGGATGAGACTCTGACGCAAGTGTTCGCCATTTCCGTTGTTGCCAGTCAAGTTGCCTCGTTGTTTGCTGGGATAGCTCTGGACTACTTCGGCCTCCGTGTGACAAGGACATGCTTTAG CGTACTGATGGCCACGGCTGGATTGCTACTGGGATTCTCCACCAGAG AGTACCCGTATGTGTACCTTGTGTATCCCGGAATGATCCTTGTGGGAATGTGTGCTAACATCACCCTTCTCGCTAACGTAACG GTTGGGAACTTGTTTGGAACGCGGAGGTCTACAGTTATCACTATCATAACGGGATCCTTCGGCTCCTCTCCCATCACCTTCCTGGTTCAAAAG TTGCTGTACGTTCAGTTCGGCGTGCCCTTCCAACACATGTGTTTCACCCtcgcctgtctgtgtgtccccTCGCTGATGGCCACCTTTACCCTCTTCCCGAGACGCAAGTTCATTCCAGAGTCACAACAAGAGACCAGAAAAGACTCACAGGAAACCGAGAAGCTGCAACAGG AAAACAAGAGTGAAGAAAAGAGTGAATCTGCTGAACCGACTGAGGAGACATTTGTACAGGTGGTGACGTCACGCCTGTATCTCCTGCACCTGGCCTACATGAGTGTCATGAACTTGAACGTCATCATCTTAGTCGGCACAGCAAACATCTGGTTCAACATGGTCACCGGGAATAACAACGGACAGG TGAGTTTCTGGACGGACGTGTTTGGATTCTTCCAGGTGTCCAATGTGCTGGTGTCTCCACTCTGTGGGTTCGTCTACGATCTGGGGCTAAGAGGACATGCGTATGGAG GCCCTACCAGGACCAGCAGGCGGCGTGCGGCGGTCCCCGTGTTCGTGATCACCAGTTTGACCAGCACGTTGGTGTTCTTCTTCGCCGCACTGTCCGTGTGGGACACGCCCTCTGTGGAGTCCAGTACAGGCctgctgatgacgtcagcacCGGACATGTTCCTGACCTTCGTTCTCCACATCCTCAGCAGGGCGTTCATCTACGGAGGGAACACCGCGTTCATCGCTAACTC ATTCCCCGGTCGGCACCTCGGGCGGCTGATCGGGCTGTCGTACATGGTAGCCGGGCTGGTCGGCCTGCTGCAGTACCCGCTCATCGGCTGGATCAAGACGGCTGGAAGCCCGCTTTAC GTGTACATCTTGGTTCTGGTGCTTTCCGTCGCGACGTTTGTCCACCCCGCCTACATCAGGTACCACTGCCGGACCGGGCCGACCAAAGAAGGCCGCCATCCTTCGCAAGCTACGCCGGAGAAATCGGAGAACGGACATCTTAAACTCGAAGTTTCTGATCCAAAGGAAACATG ggtgtgA
- the LOC118405106 gene encoding solute carrier family 43 member 3-like isoform X2: protein MSTVMFEKRFLLLTISVLEMLLFSGIIYGWTSLVYILKQEGYFSDLCVTSSANNTQQTTQILLSTNASTQDAPRYPECLEQDETLTQVFAISVVASQVASLFAGIALDYFGLRVTRTCFSVLMATAGLLLGFSTREYPYVYLVYPGMILVGMCANITLLANVTVGNLFGTRRSTVITIITGSFGSSPITFLVQKLLYVQFGVPFQHMCFTLACLCVPSLMATFTLFPRRKFIPESQQETRKDSQETEKLQQENKSEEKSESAEPTEETFVQVVTSRLYLLHLAYMSVMNLNVIILVGTANIWFNMVTGNNNGQVSFWTDVFGFFQVSNVLVSPLCGFVYDLGLRGHAYGGPTRTSRRRAAVPVFVITSLTSTLVFFFAALSVWDTPSVESSTGLLMTSAPDMFLTFVLHILSRAFIYGGNTAFIANSFPGRHLGRLIGLSYMVAGLVGLLQYPLIGWIKTAGSPLYVYILVLVLSVATFVHPAYIRYHCRTGPTKEGRHPSQATPEKSENGHLKLEVSDPKETCV, encoded by the exons ATGTCGACCGTGATGTTTGAGAAGCGTTTCCTGCTCCTGACCATCTCTGTTCTggagatgttgttgttttctggcATCATCTACGGATGGACATCACTGGTATACATCCTCAAACAGGAGGGGTACTTTAGTGACCTTTGTGTCACCTCATCAGCAAACAACACGCAACAAACCACACAG ATTCTACTTTCGACGAACGCGTCCACCCAGGATGCACCGCGTTACCCAGAATGTCTTGAACAGGATGAGACTCTGACGCAAGTGTTCGCCATTTCCGTTGTTGCCAGTCAAGTTGCCTCGTTGTTTGCTGGGATAGCTCTGGACTACTTCGGCCTCCGTGTGACAAGGACATGCTTTAG CGTACTGATGGCCACGGCTGGATTGCTACTGGGATTCTCCACCAGAG AGTACCCGTATGTGTACCTTGTGTATCCCGGAATGATCCTTGTGGGAATGTGTGCTAACATCACCCTTCTCGCTAACGTAACG GTTGGGAACTTGTTTGGAACGCGGAGGTCTACAGTTATCACTATCATAACGGGATCCTTCGGCTCCTCTCCCATCACCTTCCTGGTTCAAAAG TTGCTGTACGTTCAGTTCGGCGTGCCCTTCCAACACATGTGTTTCACCCtcgcctgtctgtgtgtccccTCGCTGATGGCCACCTTTACCCTCTTCCCGAGACGCAAGTTCATTCCAGAGTCACAACAAGAGACCAGAAAAGACTCACAGGAAACCGAGAAGCTGCAACAGG AAAACAAGAGTGAAGAAAAGAGTGAATCTGCTGAACCGACTGAGGAGACATTTGTACAGGTGGTGACGTCACGCCTGTATCTCCTGCACCTGGCCTACATGAGTGTCATGAACTTGAACGTCATCATCTTAGTCGGCACAGCAAACATCTGGTTCAACATGGTCACCGGGAATAACAACGGACAGG TGAGTTTCTGGACGGACGTGTTTGGATTCTTCCAGGTGTCCAATGTGCTGGTGTCTCCACTCTGTGGGTTCGTCTACGATCTGGGGCTAAGAGGACATGCGTATGGAG GCCCTACCAGGACCAGCAGGCGGCGTGCGGCGGTCCCCGTGTTCGTGATCACCAGTTTGACCAGCACGTTGGTGTTCTTCTTCGCCGCACTGTCCGTGTGGGACACGCCCTCTGTGGAGTCCAGTACAGGCctgctgatgacgtcagcacCGGACATGTTCCTGACCTTCGTTCTCCACATCCTCAGCAGGGCGTTCATCTACGGAGGGAACACCGCGTTCATCGCTAACTC ATTCCCCGGTCGGCACCTCGGGCGGCTGATCGGGCTGTCGTACATGGTAGCCGGGCTGGTCGGCCTGCTGCAGTACCCGCTCATCGGCTGGATCAAGACGGCTGGAAGCCCGCTTTAC GTGTACATCTTGGTTCTGGTGCTTTCCGTCGCGACGTTTGTCCACCCCGCCTACATCAGGTACCACTGCCGGACCGGGCCGACCAAAGAAGGCCGCCATCCTTCGCAAGCTACGCCGGAGAAATCGGAGAACGGACATCTTAAACTCGAAGTTTCTGATCCAAAGGAAACATGTGTGTga
- the LOC118405106 gene encoding solute carrier family 43 member 3-like isoform X3: protein MATAGLLLGFSTREYPYVYLVYPGMILVGMCANITLLANVTVGNLFGTRRSTVITIITGSFGSSPITFLVQKLLYVQFGVPFQHMCFTLACLCVPSLMATFTLFPRRKFIPESQQETRKDSQETEKLQQENKSEEKSESAEPTEETFVQVVTSRLYLLHLAYMSVMNLNVIILVGTANIWFNMVTGNNNGQVSFWTDVFGFFQVSNVLVSPLCGFVYDLGLRGHAYGGPTRTSRRRAAVPVFVITSLTSTLVFFFAALSVWDTPSVESSTGLLMTSAPDMFLTFVLHILSRAFIYGGNTAFIANSFPGRHLGRLIGLSYMVAGLVGLLQYPLIGWIKTAGSPLYVYILVLVLSVATFVHPAYIRYHCRTGPTKEGRHPSQATPEKSENGHLKLEVSDPKETCV from the exons ATGGCCACGGCTGGATTGCTACTGGGATTCTCCACCAGAG AGTACCCGTATGTGTACCTTGTGTATCCCGGAATGATCCTTGTGGGAATGTGTGCTAACATCACCCTTCTCGCTAACGTAACG GTTGGGAACTTGTTTGGAACGCGGAGGTCTACAGTTATCACTATCATAACGGGATCCTTCGGCTCCTCTCCCATCACCTTCCTGGTTCAAAAG TTGCTGTACGTTCAGTTCGGCGTGCCCTTCCAACACATGTGTTTCACCCtcgcctgtctgtgtgtccccTCGCTGATGGCCACCTTTACCCTCTTCCCGAGACGCAAGTTCATTCCAGAGTCACAACAAGAGACCAGAAAAGACTCACAGGAAACCGAGAAGCTGCAACAGG AAAACAAGAGTGAAGAAAAGAGTGAATCTGCTGAACCGACTGAGGAGACATTTGTACAGGTGGTGACGTCACGCCTGTATCTCCTGCACCTGGCCTACATGAGTGTCATGAACTTGAACGTCATCATCTTAGTCGGCACAGCAAACATCTGGTTCAACATGGTCACCGGGAATAACAACGGACAGG TGAGTTTCTGGACGGACGTGTTTGGATTCTTCCAGGTGTCCAATGTGCTGGTGTCTCCACTCTGTGGGTTCGTCTACGATCTGGGGCTAAGAGGACATGCGTATGGAG GCCCTACCAGGACCAGCAGGCGGCGTGCGGCGGTCCCCGTGTTCGTGATCACCAGTTTGACCAGCACGTTGGTGTTCTTCTTCGCCGCACTGTCCGTGTGGGACACGCCCTCTGTGGAGTCCAGTACAGGCctgctgatgacgtcagcacCGGACATGTTCCTGACCTTCGTTCTCCACATCCTCAGCAGGGCGTTCATCTACGGAGGGAACACCGCGTTCATCGCTAACTC ATTCCCCGGTCGGCACCTCGGGCGGCTGATCGGGCTGTCGTACATGGTAGCCGGGCTGGTCGGCCTGCTGCAGTACCCGCTCATCGGCTGGATCAAGACGGCTGGAAGCCCGCTTTAC GTGTACATCTTGGTTCTGGTGCTTTCCGTCGCGACGTTTGTCCACCCCGCCTACATCAGGTACCACTGCCGGACCGGGCCGACCAAAGAAGGCCGCCATCCTTCGCAAGCTACGCCGGAGAAATCGGAGAACGGACATCTTAAACTCGAAGTTTCTGATCCAAAGGAAACATGTGTGTga